Proteins encoded within one genomic window of Acidithiobacillus sp. AMEEHan:
- a CDS encoding flavin prenyltransferase UbiX translates to MSEGRRIGLAITGASGAVYALRLLELLLAQDLELHLVVSSAARVVLREELDLQLPPQPEQLATFLRAQTQQEGGELHAYAQEDWFSPLASGSHAPEALVICPCSGGSLAAIAQGVSNNLIERAADVMLKEGKKLILVPRETPLSAIHLENMLKLARLGVSILPASPGFYHRPQGIDDLVDFVVARILDQLGLDRNIGPRWGLEKA, encoded by the coding sequence ATGAGCGAAGGTCGCCGCATCGGCCTCGCCATCACCGGCGCCTCGGGGGCGGTCTACGCTTTGCGTCTTCTGGAACTGCTGCTGGCGCAAGACCTGGAATTGCACCTGGTCGTGTCGAGTGCCGCAAGGGTGGTGCTGCGCGAAGAACTTGACCTGCAGCTACCGCCGCAGCCGGAGCAGCTGGCGACCTTTTTGCGCGCCCAGACCCAGCAGGAGGGCGGCGAGTTGCACGCTTATGCCCAGGAGGATTGGTTTTCTCCCCTGGCCTCCGGCTCCCATGCCCCCGAGGCCTTGGTCATTTGCCCCTGCTCTGGGGGGAGCCTCGCGGCCATCGCCCAAGGAGTCTCGAACAATCTCATCGAACGCGCTGCCGACGTCATGCTCAAGGAAGGCAAAAAGCTCATCCTCGTACCGCGCGAAACACCGCTTTCCGCTATCCATCTCGAAAACATGCTGAAACTCGCACGTCTCGGCGTGTCTATTCTACCTGCAAGCCCCGGCTTTTATCATCGACCCCAGGGCATCGACGATCTGGTGGATTTCGTGGTCGCACGCATCCTCGATCAGCTTGGTCTGGATCGTAACATCGGCCCGCGCTGGGGGCTTGAGAAGGCTTAG
- the lepB gene encoding signal peptidase I, protein MDFTLGLFLAVVATGLIWFIDRLFLRRRRAADEKVPLLVDYARSFFPVLLLVFLVRAFVVEPFQVPSGSMLPTIRVGDFLLVNKFTWGLRLPLIHTELTQGNPVQAGDIMVFRFPKNPRIDYIKRVIGLPGDTIEVKGNELYINGKLIPQKYIGPFNYRPEGQGEDGMVIPTKEYEQTIGGHTFHIIEFDTPEAHMDFGPYKVPPNCYFMMGDDRDNSDDSRFWGCTPRRNIVGKAMFIWFSWDAETWSIRWNQIGRALDGPNN, encoded by the coding sequence ATGGATTTTACCTTGGGATTATTTTTGGCCGTTGTGGCTACGGGCCTGATCTGGTTTATTGATCGCCTTTTTTTGCGTCGCCGCCGTGCCGCCGATGAGAAAGTGCCGCTGCTGGTGGACTATGCGCGCAGTTTCTTCCCCGTTCTGCTGCTGGTGTTCCTGGTGCGAGCCTTCGTAGTGGAGCCCTTTCAGGTGCCCTCGGGTTCCATGCTGCCCACCATCCGGGTCGGCGATTTTCTGCTGGTGAATAAATTTACCTGGGGATTGCGACTGCCGCTGATCCATACCGAGTTGACCCAGGGTAATCCGGTACAGGCGGGTGACATCATGGTCTTTCGCTTTCCCAAGAATCCCCGCATCGACTACATAAAACGGGTGATTGGGCTGCCGGGCGACACCATCGAAGTCAAGGGGAACGAGCTCTACATCAATGGCAAATTGATCCCCCAGAAATATATTGGCCCCTTCAATTATCGCCCTGAAGGACAGGGCGAGGACGGCATGGTCATTCCCACCAAGGAATACGAACAGACCATCGGGGGACATACCTTCCACATCATCGAGTTTGATACACCGGAAGCGCACATGGATTTTGGTCCCTACAAGGTGCCGCCCAATTGTTATTTCATGATGGGTGACGACCGTGACAACAGTGACGACAGCCGCTTTTGGGGCTGTACTCCACGTCGAAATATCGTCGGTAAGGCGATGTTTATTTGGTTTTCCTGGGATGCGGAAACTTGGTCGATTCGCTGGAATCAGATTGGCCGCGCCCTGGATGGTCCAAACAATTGA
- the thiS gene encoding sulfur carrier protein ThiS codes for MAQEIVVQVNGAAYVLPEDSNILTLLNALGLSDQRVAVERNGTVVPRSQHADTRLLGGDKLEVIRAVGGG; via the coding sequence ATGGCACAGGAAATCGTGGTTCAGGTCAATGGGGCGGCCTATGTGCTACCCGAGGATAGCAACATCCTTACCCTGCTCAATGCCTTGGGTCTCAGCGATCAGCGTGTCGCCGTGGAACGTAACGGTACCGTCGTGCCCCGCAGCCAGCACGCGGATACCCGACTGCTCGGCGGCGACAAGCTCGAGGTCATCCGTGCCGTAGGCGGCGGATGA
- a CDS encoding DUF4845 domain-containing protein — protein MAMSRIQSREAGIGLIGAIFWIVVVAVVVAIIVKVGPIYYDNMSLQNILRDQARHTSPSESAGEIMYNLQDRLNVAMIKINQQDIHIIKNGDAPVQIVADYDRTVPLVGNISLLIHFHTSS, from the coding sequence ATGGCGATGTCGCGCATACAGAGTCGTGAGGCTGGTATCGGTCTGATTGGAGCGATCTTTTGGATCGTGGTCGTGGCAGTGGTCGTGGCGATCATCGTGAAAGTTGGTCCGATTTATTACGACAATATGTCGCTGCAAAACATTCTCCGGGACCAAGCGCGGCATACGAGCCCTTCCGAATCTGCGGGAGAGATCATGTATAACCTGCAGGATCGGCTCAATGTCGCGATGATCAAGATCAACCAGCAGGATATCCACATCATCAAGAATGGTGATGCCCCGGTACAGATCGTTGCCGACTATGACCGGACAGTACCCCTGGTCGGCAACATCAGTCTGCTGATCCATTTTCATACCAGCAGCTAG
- a CDS encoding GNAT family N-acetyltransferase: MQIRAAQIDDLPAILQLYAQPGMDDGKVLDVSRAESIFQRMQQYPNYRLFVAQENDNIVGSYALLIMDNLAHRGAPSAIVEDVVVSPTRHGQGIGKQMMRHAMNLAREAACYKLVLSSNAKRDAAHAFYKSLGFDLHGFSFRVDFES, translated from the coding sequence ATGCAAATCAGAGCGGCACAAATCGACGATCTGCCAGCCATACTTCAACTATACGCCCAACCTGGGATGGACGATGGCAAAGTTCTCGACGTCAGCCGTGCTGAGTCGATCTTTCAGCGCATGCAACAGTATCCGAATTACCGGCTTTTTGTCGCCCAAGAAAACGATAACATCGTTGGCAGCTATGCCCTGCTAATCATGGACAATCTCGCCCATCGCGGCGCGCCCTCTGCCATCGTCGAGGATGTGGTCGTTTCCCCAACTCGTCACGGACAAGGCATCGGCAAACAGATGATGCGACATGCCATGAATTTGGCGCGAGAGGCGGCTTGCTATAAGTTGGTATTATCGTCCAACGCCAAGCGTGATGCCGCACATGCTTTTTATAAATCTCTTGGCTTTGATCTCCACGGCTTCAGTTTTCGCGTTGACTTTGAAAGCTGA
- a CDS encoding thiazole synthase, producing MADLLQIGNRSFRSRLLVGTGKYTDFQQTRAALDAAGAEIVTVALRRVNLGQHAGEENLLDYLPAERFTILPNTAGCYTAEDAVRTCRLARELGDWTLVKLEVIGDPQTLFPDMRQTFIAAETLIAEGFEVMVYSNDDPVACKAFAEMGCVAVMPLAAPIGSGLGIRNPYNLRIILEQATVPILVDAGVGTASDVAVAMELGCDGVLLNTAIAGAKDPILMAEAMRLGVEAGRKAFLAGRMPRKLYANASSPLEGTFF from the coding sequence ATGGCAGACCTCTTGCAAATTGGTAATCGCAGCTTTCGCTCGCGCTTGCTGGTCGGTACCGGAAAATATACGGATTTTCAGCAGACCCGCGCGGCCCTCGATGCCGCGGGGGCCGAGATCGTCACGGTCGCCTTGCGGCGAGTAAATCTGGGCCAGCACGCCGGAGAAGAAAATCTGCTCGACTATCTTCCCGCCGAGCGCTTCACCATCCTGCCCAACACCGCCGGTTGTTATACCGCCGAAGACGCGGTGCGTACCTGTCGCTTGGCGCGGGAACTTGGAGATTGGACCCTGGTCAAGCTCGAGGTCATTGGCGATCCGCAAACCCTCTTCCCCGACATGCGGCAAACCTTCATCGCGGCGGAGACGCTCATTGCCGAAGGCTTCGAGGTGATGGTCTACAGCAACGACGACCCGGTAGCCTGCAAGGCCTTCGCCGAGATGGGCTGTGTGGCGGTGATGCCTCTCGCAGCACCCATTGGCTCAGGGCTCGGAATCCGCAATCCCTACAACCTACGCATCATCCTCGAGCAGGCAACGGTACCGATCTTGGTGGATGCCGGGGTGGGAACGGCCTCGGACGTAGCGGTGGCGATGGAGTTGGGCTGTGACGGCGTATTGCTCAATACCGCCATTGCCGGCGCCAAGGATCCCATCCTCATGGCCGAGGCCATGCGCCTGGGGGTGGAAGCCGGACGCAAGGCTTTTCTGGCCGGGCGTATGCCGCGCAAGCTTTACGCCAACGCCAGTAGCCCCTTGGAAGGAACCTTCTTTTGA
- the lepA gene encoding translation elongation factor 4, producing the protein MSSEQERIRNFSIIAHVDHGKSTLADQFIRLCGALSEREMANQVLDSMDIERERGITIKAQSVRLQYRADDGQDYTFHLIDTPGHVDFAYEVSRSLAACEGALLVVDASQGVEAQSVANCYTALEHDLEIIPVLNKIDLPAAEPDRVRREIEEIVGLPAANAILASAKDGRGIREILEQVVKDIPAPRGDPAAPLQALIIDSWFDNYLGTVVLVRVMNGSLRPGQRIRTMAGGKEYLVEKTGVFTPKPVHVPALETGTVGFVIAGIRSIEGARVGDTLTDAGRPAAAPLPGFREVQAQVFTGLYPIDSADYERFREALQKLRLNDAALQFEPETSQALGFGFRCGFLGLLHMEIIQERLEREYQLDLLSTAPTVVYEIETTDGETLHLSNPADLPPTNRIREIREPLIRANILVPEKYLGPVITLCEERRGRQINLQFTGGQVMVSYELPLNEVVLDFFDRLKSVSRGYASMDYEFSRFQAGPLVKMDILINGEKLDALSWIVHRDFAERRGRELAGRLKDLIPRQMFEVAIQAAIGAKIIARETVKAMRKDVLAKCYGGDITRKRKLLEKQKEGKKRMKQVGRVEIPQEAFLAILQTEKRN; encoded by the coding sequence ATGAGTTCAGAGCAAGAAAGAATCCGGAATTTTTCCATCATCGCCCATGTCGACCATGGCAAGTCCACCCTTGCAGACCAGTTCATCCGCCTGTGCGGCGCTCTCAGCGAGCGCGAAATGGCCAACCAGGTGCTGGACAGCATGGATATCGAGCGCGAGCGCGGCATCACCATCAAGGCACAGAGTGTGCGGCTGCAGTACCGGGCCGACGATGGTCAGGATTACACCTTTCATTTGATCGATACCCCAGGGCATGTCGATTTTGCCTATGAGGTCAGTCGATCTCTCGCGGCCTGTGAGGGCGCCCTGCTGGTGGTCGATGCCTCCCAAGGCGTCGAGGCGCAGAGTGTGGCCAACTGCTACACAGCCCTCGAACACGACCTGGAAATCATCCCGGTGCTCAACAAGATCGATCTACCGGCCGCAGAACCAGACCGGGTAAGGCGGGAAATCGAGGAAATCGTTGGTTTGCCAGCGGCCAATGCCATCCTGGCCAGCGCCAAGGACGGACGCGGCATTCGCGAGATTCTCGAACAGGTAGTGAAGGATATCCCTGCGCCGAGGGGTGACCCGGCGGCGCCCTTGCAGGCCCTGATCATCGATTCCTGGTTCGATAATTATCTCGGTACGGTGGTCTTGGTGCGGGTGATGAACGGGAGCTTGCGGCCCGGGCAGCGGATTCGCACCATGGCTGGAGGGAAGGAATATCTCGTCGAAAAGACCGGGGTATTTACCCCCAAGCCGGTGCACGTGCCCGCTCTGGAAACGGGTACCGTGGGCTTTGTCATTGCCGGCATTCGCAGCATCGAGGGTGCCAGGGTTGGAGATACCCTGACCGACGCTGGCCGGCCGGCTGCGGCGCCGCTGCCGGGCTTTCGTGAAGTGCAGGCACAGGTCTTTACCGGACTTTATCCCATCGACTCGGCCGACTATGAGCGCTTTCGGGAGGCCCTGCAGAAACTGCGTCTGAATGATGCCGCGCTACAGTTTGAGCCGGAGACCTCGCAGGCCCTGGGCTTCGGTTTCCGCTGTGGTTTTCTCGGTCTCCTGCACATGGAGATCATCCAGGAGCGCCTGGAGCGAGAGTACCAGCTCGATCTGCTGAGTACAGCGCCGACGGTGGTTTACGAAATCGAGACGACCGATGGCGAAACCCTGCATCTGTCCAATCCTGCGGATCTGCCGCCCACCAACCGCATTCGCGAAATTCGCGAGCCATTGATACGGGCGAATATCCTGGTACCGGAAAAATATCTGGGGCCGGTGATCACCCTTTGCGAAGAGCGGCGCGGGCGGCAGATCAATCTGCAATTCACGGGTGGGCAGGTGATGGTGAGCTACGAATTGCCGCTGAACGAGGTGGTGCTGGATTTCTTTGACCGTCTCAAATCCGTCAGCCGCGGCTATGCCTCCATGGATTATGAATTTTCGCGTTTTCAGGCGGGTCCGCTGGTCAAGATGGACATTCTCATCAATGGCGAAAAACTCGACGCCCTCTCCTGGATCGTGCATCGCGATTTTGCCGAACGCCGCGGCCGGGAACTGGCCGGTCGATTGAAGGATCTTATTCCCCGACAGATGTTTGAAGTGGCGATCCAGGCAGCGATCGGTGCAAAGATCATCGCCCGCGAAACAGTCAAGGCAATGCGGAAGGACGTGCTTGCCAAATGTTATGGCGGCGACATCACCCGCAAGCGCAAACTCCTGGAAAAACAGAAGGAGGGGAAAAAGCGGATGAAACAGGTGGGCCGGGTGGAAATCCCGCAAGAGGCATTTTTGGCTATTTTGCAGACCGAGAAAAGAAACTGA
- a CDS encoding DUF29 domain-containing protein, whose amino-acid sequence MSTARQMERSARDLYQQDFFAWTQQQAQKLRAGQLSALDTKNLAEEVEDLGRSEKRALASHMTVLLVHLLKWQHQPELHGKSWSLTIATQRKELRYELAHSPSLKNLFNDSEWLDLVWSKARAGASAETGMDPDIFPESCPWDLASVMQEGWLPEAEHG is encoded by the coding sequence ATGAGTACAGCCAGGCAGATGGAACGATCGGCACGTGACCTGTACCAACAGGACTTCTTCGCCTGGACGCAGCAACAAGCGCAAAAGCTCCGCGCAGGACAGCTATCCGCCCTGGATACCAAAAACCTGGCCGAGGAGGTAGAGGACTTGGGCCGCAGTGAAAAACGGGCTCTCGCGAGCCACATGACGGTCCTCCTGGTTCACCTTTTGAAATGGCAGCACCAACCCGAGCTACACGGCAAGAGTTGGTCTCTCACCATCGCCACCCAGCGGAAAGAGCTTCGATACGAGCTGGCCCACTCTCCAAGCCTGAAGAATCTTTTCAACGATTCTGAGTGGCTGGACCTCGTCTGGTCCAAGGCAAGGGCCGGGGCATCCGCAGAGACTGGAATGGATCCAGACATCTTCCCCGAGTCATGCCCTTGGGACCTGGCAAGCGTCATGCAGGAGGGATGGCTACCAGAGGCAGAACATGGGTAA